From a region of the Pseudanabaena sp. ABRG5-3 genome:
- the gyrB gene encoding DNA topoisomerase (ATP-hydrolyzing) subunit B — MPEIVTETYNANQIQVLEGLEAVRKRPGMYIGTTGPKGLHHLVFEVVDNSVDEALAGHCDRILVELLPDGSVQVSDNGRGIPIDIHPKTGKSALETVLTVLHAGGKFGDGGYKVSGGLHGVGVSVVNALSEWVEVSVWRLDKVYKQRYERGFPVTELAASKSEEAQPRRGTQVRFKPDSQIFTTQTEFEYDVLASRLKELAYLNAGVKIEFCDRRGEELRTDIYCYEGGIREYVAYMTRDKEPIHPDIIYVNGERDNVVVEVALQWCIDSYNDNVLGFANNIRTIDGGTHLEGLKTVLTRTMNATARRLKKIKEGESNLAGENVREGLTAVISVKVTDPEFEGQTKTKLGNTEVRGIVDSFVGEVLNEYLEFHPAVATSIIEKALQAFNAAEAARRARELVRRKSALESSTLPGKLADCSSRDPKESEIFIVEGDSAGGSAKQGRDRHYQAILPLRGKVLNIERADDSKIYKNNEIQALITGCGLGIKGEDFNESQLRYHKIILLADADVDGAHIRTLLLTFFYRYQRELLDRGFIYIGCPPLYKVERGKNHTYCYTDRDLQELIASFPPNANYSIQRFKGLGEMMPQQLWETTMNPATRSLKRLTIEDAAEADRIFTILMGDKVAPRREFIETYGSKLGLADLDI, encoded by the coding sequence ATGCCTGAGATCGTTACAGAAACTTATAATGCCAATCAGATCCAAGTACTAGAAGGTCTAGAAGCAGTTCGTAAGCGACCTGGGATGTATATCGGTACAACAGGACCAAAAGGATTACATCACCTTGTTTTTGAAGTCGTTGACAACAGCGTTGATGAAGCCCTTGCAGGACATTGCGATCGCATTTTAGTTGAACTGCTACCCGATGGCTCCGTACAGGTCTCCGATAATGGACGCGGTATTCCCATTGATATTCACCCTAAAACAGGCAAATCTGCCCTCGAAACCGTACTCACCGTTCTCCACGCTGGTGGCAAGTTCGGCGATGGTGGTTATAAAGTATCAGGCGGTTTGCATGGTGTCGGTGTTTCCGTAGTTAATGCCCTCTCCGAATGGGTAGAAGTTTCGGTATGGCGACTCGACAAAGTTTATAAACAACGCTATGAAAGGGGCTTTCCTGTCACAGAACTGGCTGCTAGTAAGAGCGAAGAAGCCCAGCCCCGTCGTGGTACACAGGTACGCTTTAAGCCTGATTCACAGATCTTCACCACCCAAACCGAATTTGAATACGATGTTCTCGCGAGCCGACTCAAAGAGCTTGCCTACCTCAATGCTGGCGTAAAAATCGAATTTTGCGATCGCCGAGGTGAAGAACTCCGCACCGATATCTATTGTTATGAAGGTGGTATTCGCGAATATGTCGCCTACATGACTCGCGACAAAGAACCCATTCACCCTGACATTATCTATGTAAATGGTGAACGCGATAACGTCGTGGTTGAAGTAGCGCTGCAATGGTGTATTGACTCCTACAATGACAATGTTCTCGGCTTTGCCAATAACATCCGCACAATTGATGGTGGAACTCACTTAGAAGGGCTAAAAACCGTGCTTACGCGCACGATGAATGCTACGGCGCGGAGACTGAAAAAGATCAAAGAGGGAGAATCAAATCTCGCTGGGGAAAATGTCCGCGAAGGTCTAACTGCGGTAATTTCCGTTAAGGTTACAGATCCAGAATTTGAAGGTCAAACTAAAACTAAGTTAGGTAATACGGAAGTACGCGGTATTGTCGATTCCTTCGTTGGTGAAGTTCTCAATGAATATCTAGAATTTCATCCTGCGGTTGCGACTTCAATTATTGAAAAAGCACTACAAGCCTTTAATGCGGCGGAAGCAGCCCGTCGTGCGCGTGAGCTAGTTCGACGTAAATCTGCCCTAGAGTCTTCAACTTTACCTGGAAAACTCGCCGATTGCAGTTCTCGCGATCCCAAAGAATCTGAAATCTTCATCGTTGAAGGCGATTCCGCAGGTGGAAGTGCCAAACAAGGACGCGATCGCCATTATCAAGCAATCTTGCCATTGCGCGGTAAAGTTCTCAATATTGAGCGAGCCGATGATAGCAAGATTTATAAGAATAATGAAATACAAGCCTTAATTACAGGCTGTGGTCTCGGTATTAAAGGCGAGGACTTTAATGAATCTCAACTGCGCTATCACAAAATTATTTTGCTAGCTGATGCGGACGTTGATGGAGCACACATTCGGACATTACTCTTGACCTTCTTCTATCGCTATCAAAGAGAACTGCTCGATCGCGGCTTTATCTATATCGGTTGTCCTCCACTCTATAAGGTGGAGCGCGGTAAAAACCATACCTACTGCTATACTGATCGTGATTTGCAGGAGCTAATCGCTTCTTTTCCGCCTAATGCCAACTATAGTATTCAGCGCTTCAAAGGTTTAGGGGAAATGATGCCCCAACAGCTATGGGAAACAACAATGAATCCTGCTACGCGATCGCTGAAGCGTCTCACCATTGAAGATGCTGCGGAAGCTGATCGGATCTTCACAATCTTAATGGGTGATAAAGTTGCTCCACGACGCGAATTTATTGAGACCTATGGATCAAAATTAGGACTTGCAGATCTAGACATCTAA
- a CDS encoding DUF4189 domain-containing protein, giving the protein MKKYLGFIAATFLLAEGFGTGAAIAGSQYGAVATGANGAYGWAYNFDSEEGAKQYALSACEGSCTEVVTFSNGCAAVAKGGGYFGWAAAADETTAKNNALSYCGNDSCAIQVWACTDH; this is encoded by the coding sequence ATGAAGAAGTATCTAGGATTTATTGCAGCCACTTTTCTTTTAGCTGAGGGATTCGGAACTGGAGCAGCGATCGCGGGCAGCCAATACGGAGCAGTCGCCACTGGAGCAAATGGAGCCTATGGCTGGGCTTATAACTTCGACAGTGAAGAGGGCGCAAAACAATACGCGCTTTCTGCCTGTGAAGGTAGTTGTACGGAAGTAGTTACGTTTAGTAATGGTTGTGCTGCTGTTGCTAAAGGTGGTGGCTATTTTGGATGGGCTGCCGCAGCAGACGAAACAACTGCTAAAAACAATGCCCTTAGTTACTGTGGCAATGATAGCTGTGCAATTCAGGTATGGGCTTGCACAGATCATTAG
- a CDS encoding DUF4189 domain-containing protein gives MKKYLGFIAATFLLAEGFGVGAALADDKYGAVATGSDGSYGYAYNYNSKDAAIDAALSQCGDTCTAKVWFANACGAVAKGGGATGWAWNASETAAKDNAVASCYNYGGSSCEVVVWACTDR, from the coding sequence ATGAAAAAATACCTAGGATTTATTGCAGCTACTTTTCTTTTGGCTGAGGGATTTGGAGTTGGAGCTGCGCTCGCTGACGATAAGTATGGAGCAGTAGCAACTGGTTCCGATGGCTCGTATGGCTATGCCTATAACTACAACAGTAAAGATGCGGCGATCGATGCTGCACTTTCACAATGTGGTGACACCTGCACCGCAAAAGTTTGGTTTGCAAATGCTTGTGGGGCAGTAGCAAAGGGTGGTGGAGCTACTGGATGGGCTTGGAATGCTAGCGAAACTGCGGCTAAAGATAATGCTGTTGCTAGTTGCTATAACTACGGTGGTTCTAGTTGTGAAGTAGTTGTTTGGGCTTGTACTGATCGCTAA
- the ruvC gene encoding crossover junction endodeoxyribonuclease RuvC, whose amino-acid sequence MKILGIDPGLAIVGFGLIEVEKPASPKLLEFGTIVTPKQTPIGDRLKTIYEDMHTLIDQFQPQVVGMEKLFFYRMGNLVNVAQARGVIVLVLNQHDIEPIEFSPPQIKQALTGHGNADKTDVQEAVKRELGLDSIPRPDDAADAIAAALTCWLISG is encoded by the coding sequence ATGAAAATCTTAGGAATCGACCCAGGCTTAGCAATTGTTGGATTTGGCTTAATTGAAGTAGAAAAACCTGCTTCCCCAAAACTATTAGAATTTGGCACGATCGTTACACCCAAGCAGACACCGATTGGCGATCGCCTGAAAACTATTTATGAGGATATGCACACGCTGATTGACCAGTTTCAACCTCAGGTGGTGGGGATGGAAAAATTGTTCTTTTACCGAATGGGTAATTTGGTAAATGTTGCTCAAGCGCGAGGTGTAATTGTGTTAGTTCTCAATCAGCACGATATTGAACCGATTGAGTTTTCACCACCACAGATTAAGCAAGCGCTAACAGGTCATGGTAATGCTGATAAAACTGATGTACAGGAAGCGGTGAAGCGGGAATTAGGGCTAGATAGTATTCCTCGTCCCGATGATGCTGCCGATGCGATCGCCGCCGCTTTAACTTGTTGGCTTATTAGTGGTTAA
- the folK gene encoding 2-amino-4-hydroxy-6-hydroxymethyldihydropteridine diphosphokinase — protein MIELCAIALGSNLSSEIGDSEKIVQAAIARLANHPEIEVVRVSRWYRTKAITLPNSAPQPDYINGCAILKTILSPLQLLRALFYIEQIFGRERRERWGARTLDLDLLLYGDRRIDSPELVLPHPRMSDRAFVLLPLAEIAADWIHPVTGLAIADLAQNPPDLDLSHPIAINIAINTEALALNG, from the coding sequence ATGATAGAGCTTTGCGCGATCGCCCTCGGTAGTAACCTGAGCAGTGAAATCGGGGACTCCGAAAAAATTGTCCAAGCAGCGATCGCCCGACTCGCTAATCATCCTGAAATAGAGGTGGTTAGAGTTTCGCGTTGGTATCGCACCAAGGCAATTACTTTGCCAAATTCTGCCCCACAGCCTGACTACATCAATGGTTGTGCAATTTTAAAAACTATTCTTAGTCCGCTACAACTATTACGTGCTTTATTTTATATAGAGCAAATTTTTGGACGTGAACGCCGCGAACGGTGGGGAGCCAGAACCCTCGATCTTGATTTATTGCTGTATGGCGATCGCCGCATTGACTCGCCCGAATTAGTCTTACCACATCCCAGAATGAGCGATCGCGCCTTTGTCCTCTTACCCCTAGCCGAAATCGCCGCCGATTGGATTCATCCTGTCACTGGTTTAGCGATCGCCGATCTCGCCCAAAATCCCCCTGATTTAGACCTGAGCCATCCGATTGCCATTAATATTGCCATTAATACTGAAGCCTTGGCATTAAATGGATAG
- the hisB gene encoding imidazoleglycerol-phosphate dehydratase HisB translates to MSYDTPRIAKVHRKTGETDVTVALNLDGTGKGNINTGIPFLDHMLHQICSHGLIDLDVQATGDLHIDDHHTNEDVGIVLGQALGQALGDRKGINRFGHFVAPLDEALVQVALDFSGRPYLVYGLVIPNQRVGTYDTELVKEFFQAVVNHAQMTLHIRLLESGNSHHIIEAGFKAFARALKIAIEVDPRRASVIPSSKGIL, encoded by the coding sequence ATGTCCTACGATACTCCTCGCATTGCCAAAGTCCACCGCAAAACTGGCGAAACTGATGTCACTGTGGCGCTCAATCTTGATGGCACGGGCAAAGGCAATATCAATACAGGTATTCCCTTTCTCGATCACATGTTGCATCAAATTTGCTCCCACGGCTTAATCGATCTTGATGTCCAAGCTACAGGTGACTTGCATATTGATGACCATCACACTAATGAGGATGTGGGGATTGTATTAGGACAAGCACTAGGACAAGCACTAGGCGATCGCAAAGGTATTAACCGCTTTGGTCATTTTGTCGCTCCCCTTGATGAGGCTTTGGTACAAGTTGCCCTTGATTTTTCAGGTCGTCCCTATTTGGTTTATGGTTTAGTCATTCCCAATCAGCGTGTAGGTACTTACGATACTGAGCTAGTGAAAGAGTTTTTTCAAGCTGTAGTCAATCACGCGCAGATGACTTTACATATTCGTCTCTTAGAAAGTGGTAATTCTCACCACATTATCGAAGCTGGGTTTAAAGCCTTTGCCCGCGCTCTCAAAATAGCTATAGAAGTCGATCCACGTCGCGCTAGTGTAATTCCTAGTTCTAAAGGCATTCTATAA
- a CDS encoding DUF29 domain-containing protein translates to MTQAIAPKTLLYERDLNLWIETAIAQLKAGNLQDLDIENLIEELEGLAGRDRRELRNRLATLLEHLLKRCYVRSEYDYAGWEITIERTRFEIIGILEQSPSLKSYINSAEVFDQAFAFALRIVRKNQGYKNINFPDTWQFSHNIDAILNVDFWIDIQE, encoded by the coding sequence ATGACTCAAGCGATCGCCCCTAAAACTTTACTATATGAGCGTGATTTGAATCTGTGGATAGAAACAGCGATCGCGCAACTAAAAGCTGGCAATTTGCAAGATCTGGATATTGAAAATTTAATTGAGGAGTTGGAAGGTTTGGCGGGGAGAGACAGACGTGAGCTAAGAAATCGACTAGCCACATTACTAGAACATTTACTCAAGCGATGCTATGTCAGAAGTGAGTATGACTATGCAGGGTGGGAAATAACGATTGAGCGCACTCGCTTTGAGATTATCGGGATTTTAGAGCAGTCACCCAGCCTCAAAAGTTACATTAATAGTGCCGAGGTCTTTGACCAAGCCTTCGCTTTTGCCTTACGAATAGTCCGCAAGAATCAAGGATATAAAAATATAAATTTCCCTGATACATGGCAGTTTAGCCATAATATTGACGCAATACTAAATGTTGATTTTTGGATAGATATTCAAGAGTAG
- a CDS encoding cation-translocating P-type ATPase: protein MDNLPTNQVWHALTSDEVISALDANPEFGLESWQISDRRAVYGRNELSGKAGRTKLSIFVDQFTNIMLLMLMGVAVVSAVLDLRVGSFPKDAVAIAAIVILNGILGYVQESRAEEALAALKRMAAPNVRVLREGKVAEILSAELVVGDIVFVDAGMQIAADGRLLEAIKLKVREGALTGESKGVNKIANQVFGEDESLGDRRNMVFQGTEVLQGRGMMVVTATGMQTELGKIANLLQDVELEETPLQKRMAELSKALVIASLVLVALVIVVGLWRHGDFVKLLNTSLSMAVAAVPEGLPAVITVTLALGTQRMVKRNALIRKLPAVETLGSVTTICSDKTGTLTQNKMVAESLFTANYAAQINGTGYEPIGEFAISRLAGDMLASDLNVYQCPEMQLLLAASAICNDAYLQNTASNNQGTRGLSPLPVNASQWKIIGDPTEGALLTLAGKTNLWQAQFTSYFTRVAEIPFTSERKLMSAIAAIQSMDAEDTPESMRTIASLLPNSPYFLFCKGSPELVLERCDRIQLEKQIIPITISQRSAINIQNTLLATKGMRVLGFAYLPLEYLPTESELNNIENKLVWLGLVGIRDALRAEAAVAVQVSRHAGIHTIMITGDHQLTAQAIARDLNIFSPENDKVLTGQEIELMDDDELTEVARQTAVYARVSPEHKLRIVQALQRRGEIVAMTGDGVNDAPALKQANIGIAMGITGTDVSKEASDMILLDDNYATIVAATEEGRTVYANIRRFIKYILGSNVGEVIAIASTPFLGFGAVPLTPLQILWMNLVTDGVPALALAVEPAEADVMERPPFNPQENIFARGLGWYILRIGVVFGLQTIALMEIAYNSGNTSWHEHWKTITFTTLCIAQMGHALSCRSDSKLLIELNPISNPYLLVSVIFTTILQLSLLYVPSLRQFFGTDVLTASELGLCFGFSMLLILWTESEKIFARWWGKRHAPKSLVKNQP, encoded by the coding sequence ATGGACAATTTACCGACAAACCAAGTTTGGCACGCCCTTACAAGCGATGAAGTAATTTCTGCTTTGGACGCTAATCCAGAATTTGGGCTAGAGTCATGGCAAATTAGCGATCGCCGTGCGGTCTATGGGCGCAATGAGTTAAGCGGTAAAGCAGGGCGTACCAAGCTCAGTATTTTTGTCGATCAGTTTACGAACATCATGCTGTTGATGCTGATGGGCGTAGCCGTGGTATCGGCGGTATTGGATTTGCGGGTAGGCAGTTTTCCTAAGGATGCGGTAGCGATCGCCGCGATCGTCATTCTCAATGGCATTTTGGGCTATGTGCAGGAAAGTCGCGCTGAGGAGGCTCTTGCCGCCCTAAAGAGAATGGCGGCTCCGAATGTGCGGGTATTGCGCGAAGGTAAGGTTGCGGAGATTCTGTCGGCGGAATTAGTCGTTGGCGATATTGTATTTGTCGATGCGGGGATGCAGATTGCGGCGGATGGACGTTTGCTAGAGGCAATCAAGCTCAAGGTGCGAGAAGGGGCGCTCACAGGTGAATCTAAGGGGGTAAATAAGATTGCGAATCAAGTATTTGGAGAAGATGAGTCCCTAGGCGATCGCCGCAATATGGTATTTCAGGGAACTGAGGTATTGCAAGGGCGGGGGATGATGGTAGTTACAGCTACGGGGATGCAGACGGAGTTAGGAAAGATTGCCAATCTGCTGCAAGATGTGGAATTGGAAGAGACACCATTACAGAAGCGGATGGCGGAGCTGTCGAAGGCTTTGGTAATTGCCTCTTTAGTGCTAGTGGCTCTGGTAATTGTAGTGGGACTATGGCGACATGGTGATTTTGTGAAGCTACTCAATACTTCCCTCAGCATGGCAGTAGCGGCAGTTCCTGAAGGCTTACCTGCGGTAATTACTGTGACTCTGGCGCTAGGAACCCAAAGGATGGTGAAGCGCAATGCCCTCATTCGCAAATTACCTGCGGTAGAAACCCTTGGTTCCGTTACTACCATTTGTTCTGATAAAACGGGAACTCTGACCCAAAATAAAATGGTTGCCGAAAGTCTCTTTACGGCAAATTATGCGGCGCAGATTAACGGTACAGGTTACGAACCCATTGGGGAATTTGCAATTTCCCGTTTAGCAGGAGATATGCTCGCCAGTGATTTGAATGTTTATCAATGTCCTGAAATGCAACTTCTGTTAGCCGCAAGTGCAATTTGTAATGATGCTTATTTACAGAATACTGCCTCTAACAATCAAGGAACAAGGGGCTTAAGCCCCTTGCCTGTTAACGCTTCTCAATGGAAAATCATTGGTGATCCTACGGAAGGAGCACTATTAACTCTAGCTGGCAAGACAAATCTCTGGCAAGCCCAATTTACCAGCTATTTTACAAGGGTTGCGGAAATTCCCTTTACCTCTGAGCGCAAGTTGATGAGTGCGATCGCTGCGATTCAAAGTATGGATGCTGAAGATACGCCCGAATCGATGCGAACGATCGCTAGTTTATTACCCAACTCTCCCTATTTCTTGTTTTGTAAAGGCTCACCTGAATTAGTTCTAGAGCGATGCGATCGCATTCAACTCGAAAAACAAATTATCCCCATTACAATTTCCCAAAGGTCAGCAATCAATATCCAAAATACACTCCTTGCCACTAAGGGAATGCGCGTCTTAGGATTTGCCTATCTGCCTTTAGAGTATCTACCAACGGAATCAGAACTCAACAATATTGAAAATAAATTGGTATGGTTAGGACTAGTGGGTATCCGTGATGCTCTACGAGCAGAAGCGGCGGTTGCGGTGCAGGTTAGCCGCCATGCTGGGATTCACACGATCATGATTACAGGCGATCATCAACTGACCGCTCAAGCGATCGCCCGTGATTTGAATATCTTCTCTCCCGAAAACGATAAGGTGTTGACGGGACAAGAAATTGAATTAATGGATGATGATGAATTAACCGAAGTAGCCCGACAAACTGCTGTCTATGCCAGAGTCTCGCCTGAACATAAATTACGCATTGTCCAAGCACTGCAACGCCGAGGCGAAATAGTCGCCATGACAGGGGACGGAGTGAATGACGCTCCTGCCTTGAAACAGGCGAATATTGGCATTGCGATGGGAATTACGGGAACGGATGTGTCTAAGGAAGCGAGTGATATGATTTTGCTCGATGATAACTATGCGACGATTGTGGCGGCAACGGAGGAGGGGCGAACGGTTTACGCGAATATTCGCCGCTTTATCAAATATATTCTCGGTAGTAATGTCGGTGAAGTCATTGCGATCGCTTCTACGCCATTTCTCGGATTTGGCGCAGTACCTTTGACTCCATTACAAATATTATGGATGAATCTCGTTACCGATGGCGTGCCAGCCCTAGCCCTTGCGGTGGAACCTGCTGAAGCTGATGTGATGGAGCGTCCTCCCTTTAATCCTCAAGAGAATATTTTCGCAAGGGGTTTAGGCTGGTATATTCTGCGAATTGGAGTTGTGTTTGGATTGCAGACGATCGCCTTAATGGAAATCGCCTACAACTCTGGTAATACCTCATGGCATGAGCATTGGAAGACAATCACCTTCACGACGCTCTGTATCGCTCAAATGGGTCATGCCCTTTCCTGTCGTTCGGATTCCAAATTACTAATTGAATTAAATCCTATTTCCAATCCCTATCTCTTAGTGTCCGTAATCTTCACCACGATTCTGCAACTGTCATTGCTCTATGTGCCATCATTACGGCAGTTTTTCGGTACGGATGTGCTCACAGCTTCAGAGTTAGGTTTATGCTTTGGATTTAGTATGCTCCTAATCCTCTGGACAGAATCCGAGAAAATTTTCGCTAGATGGTGGGGCAAGCGTCATGCGCCAAAATCTCTTGTAAAGAATCAGCCCTAA
- a CDS encoding YcjF family protein, producing the protein MRRKFPWLRSLIVLGCFGLVISFVVPLLDRIIQIYQLVAKSSPILGGFVVLLVMGVLAGLFFVTWRYINLFQSEPTPPRPIPDAPTDKIEAAQDSLEALERQVEQIQDEVMRRSLAEQTEQLKQNFIRQELRVVVFGVGSAGKTSLVNGLLDLSLQDIASKGEVGATMGTTQLGKVYAPVRFPNLEVPIQFTDCPGILEASALGSDREQEARKIATEADLIVFVVDDDLRRSEFEVLKALTEIGKRTILAFNKIDRLTKSDREMIHTSLRSRVLSFIAPEDVVAIAASPAAITLDNGEVVTPKPKIQPLLARILDILSYEGDELVADNVLLRSQRLTEETREVLSQQQQAEAEKVVEKFQWLVVGVVFATPLPVVDLLATAAINAQMVVEIGRVYGCEINIDRGKELANSLTRTLVSLGIVKGVVQIVTTAISVTVVGLVLKATIQSVTAAYLTRIAGKSFIEYFSRDRDWGDGGIAEVVQRQFQLNRRDEFLKAFLQDAVNRVMVLVKQQM; encoded by the coding sequence ATGAGAAGAAAATTTCCTTGGTTGCGATCGCTAATTGTTTTAGGCTGTTTCGGTCTAGTCATTTCCTTTGTTGTTCCCTTACTCGATCGCATCATCCAAATCTATCAACTCGTCGCCAAATCATCGCCAATTTTGGGCGGATTTGTTGTGCTGCTGGTGATGGGCGTACTGGCAGGTCTATTTTTTGTAACATGGCGATATATCAATCTCTTCCAATCGGAACCAACGCCACCACGCCCCATCCCTGACGCGCCTACTGACAAAATCGAAGCGGCTCAAGATAGTCTCGAAGCCCTAGAACGTCAAGTTGAGCAGATCCAAGATGAGGTGATGCGGCGATCGCTAGCAGAACAAACAGAACAATTAAAGCAGAACTTCATCCGTCAAGAATTGCGCGTTGTCGTCTTTGGTGTCGGCTCCGCAGGTAAAACTTCGCTGGTAAATGGCTTGCTAGATTTATCGCTACAAGATATCGCCAGTAAGGGGGAAGTTGGCGCAACGATGGGAACTACGCAATTAGGAAAAGTCTATGCACCTGTAAGGTTTCCAAATCTGGAAGTTCCGATTCAATTTACCGATTGTCCGGGGATTTTAGAAGCAAGCGCTTTGGGTAGCGATCGCGAACAAGAGGCACGAAAAATTGCGACTGAGGCAGATTTGATCGTATTTGTAGTTGACGATGATTTGCGGCGTTCAGAATTTGAAGTCCTGAAAGCGCTTACAGAAATCGGCAAGCGGACGATTCTCGCTTTTAATAAAATCGATCGCCTCACCAAAAGCGATCGCGAAATGATTCACACCAGTTTGCGATCGCGGGTTTTGAGTTTTATTGCCCCTGAAGATGTCGTGGCGATCGCTGCTAGCCCTGCGGCAATCACCCTCGACAATGGCGAAGTCGTCACACCTAAGCCCAAAATCCAGCCCTTGCTAGCGCGGATTCTCGATATTCTCAGCTATGAAGGTGATGAACTAGTTGCCGATAATGTGTTATTGCGATCGCAAAGGCTAACAGAAGAGACTCGCGAAGTTCTCTCACAACAGCAACAAGCAGAAGCCGAAAAGGTGGTTGAGAAGTTCCAATGGCTAGTGGTCGGTGTGGTATTCGCCACGCCTTTACCTGTAGTCGATCTCTTGGCTACAGCCGCGATTAATGCCCAAATGGTTGTGGAAATTGGCAGGGTTTACGGCTGTGAAATCAATATCGATCGCGGTAAGGAATTAGCAAATTCCCTCACTCGTACCTTAGTCAGTCTCGGCATCGTTAAAGGCGTAGTCCAGATCGTAACTACGGCAATTTCCGTAACGGTGGTGGGTTTAGTTCTCAAAGCGACAATTCAATCAGTAACGGCGGCGTACTTGACCCGCATTGCTGGCAAGAGTTTCATCGAATATTTTAGTCGCGATCGCGATTGGGGTGATGGTGGTATTGCGGAAGTAGTGCAGCGTCAGTTCCAGTTAAATCGCCGTGATGAGTTTCTCAAGGCATTTTTACAGGATGCAGTAAATCGGGTGATGGTCTTGGTGAAGCAACAAATGTAA
- a CDS encoding ABC transporter ATP-binding protein — MAPVRLLSVTKKFAENTVLREINLEVADREFLVLVGPSGCGKSTLLRLIAGLEEVTDGSIYLGDRQINHLPPKVRDIAMVFQSYALYPHMTVYNNIAFGLRRQRSRNLSPLDWLSPTSKKQKAEIDQRVQQVAESLQISHLLSRKPKELSGGQKQRVALGRAIARNPQVFLMDEPLSNLDAQLRSDTRSQIVQLQKQLQVTTIYVTHDQVEAMTMGDRIVVLNKGDIQQVDTPLNIYRQPANVFVAGFMGSPPMNFLSVQVDSNGNLHGESLHKPISINELAINQIGRDRTFTLGFRPEDLQPTDAENAHLEGTVELVEALGSETIVLLKLANSEIRARISADTSLEYHWKIGDRSFWRFELHKLYAFDNDSGVTLHHPYSKL; from the coding sequence ATGGCTCCCGTTCGTCTACTTAGCGTCACCAAAAAATTTGCAGAAAACACCGTTCTCCGAGAAATTAATTTAGAAGTAGCCGATCGCGAATTTCTGGTCTTGGTAGGGCCATCAGGATGCGGCAAAAGTACCTTATTACGGTTAATTGCTGGCTTAGAAGAAGTAACCGACGGCTCCATATATCTAGGCGATCGCCAAATTAATCACCTACCACCCAAAGTCCGCGATATTGCGATGGTATTTCAAAGCTATGCGCTTTACCCCCACATGACCGTCTATAACAATATTGCCTTTGGCTTAAGACGGCAGCGATCGCGCAATTTGTCACCCCTCGATTGGCTATCGCCCACCAGTAAAAAACAAAAGGCTGAAATCGATCAACGAGTCCAACAGGTTGCTGAATCCCTGCAAATTTCCCATTTACTGAGCCGCAAACCCAAGGAACTATCGGGCGGACAAAAGCAACGGGTTGCCCTCGGTCGTGCGATCGCCCGCAATCCTCAAGTGTTTTTGATGGATGAGCCGCTATCCAATCTCGATGCTCAGTTACGCAGTGATACGCGATCGCAAATTGTGCAGTTACAAAAGCAATTACAGGTCACGACGATCTATGTCACCCATGACCAAGTAGAAGCAATGACGATGGGCGATCGTATTGTGGTCTTAAACAAAGGCGACATTCAGCAAGTGGATACGCCTTTAAATATCTATCGCCAACCTGCCAATGTTTTTGTGGCTGGGTTTATGGGTTCACCACCGATGAATTTTCTGTCAGTACAGGTCGATAGTAATGGCAATCTACATGGAGAGAGTTTGCATAAGCCCATTTCCATTAATGAATTAGCAATTAATCAGATTGGACGCGATCGCACTTTTACACTGGGCTTCCGTCCCGAAGATTTGCAACCAACAGATGCTGAGAACGCTCATTTAGAAGGCACTGTCGAACTAGTCGAAGCCCTCGGCTCAGAAACAATTGTGTTACTAAAACTCGCAAATAGTGAAATCAGAGCAAGGATTTCCGCCGATACTAGCTTGGAATATCATTGGAAAATAGGTGATCGCAGTTTTTGGCGCTTTGAACTGCATAAGCTCTATGCCTTTGATAACGATTCAGGTGTTACTTTGCATCATCCCTATAGCAAGCTGTAG